GGCCCGGAGATGAAAGAAATTATCGAAGACGTAAAGGAATTCGCAATAAAGTATAAGAGCACCGTCAATTTAACGCCCGATATTGCGCTTGTAAAAGATGCGGCGGCCGTAGCGTTAGAGTCCCCTGTGGCACCGCTCACCGAGGCTAAGCCGGTATCAGGGCCGGCGTCAGGGATAAAGGAGCCGATAATGGATATACCGGCACAAAATGCGAAAAATGCGCAGAAAGACCCGCTGGTCCTGAACGACGACCTGCTGGCAAAGCTCAAGCAGTCGGCAAAGATCGAGGTGGCCAGTAGCGCAAAGGATATCCGGCGCGATATGTTGAGCGAACACGTGACTTGCGACTACCTGGAAAGCGAGCTGACTGAGTTGTCTCTGGTATTCAAGAAGGCGGCAAAGAAGTCCGCCAGGAAGCATTAGATATTAAGGGGGTATGTAGCGTTTGATCGAGAATATGTATCTGACTAAAGGCGACCTGGACGCCCTGTCCATTAAAGGCCGGCGCGTGATCATCAATAGCCATAAGCTTGGAGATGTAGGCGACACTCTCACTATCGTGTACAGGAACTTTAAGCTGACCGGGGTCCATAAGGTCCCCATCGTTACGGCAGCGTCCAGGTATTACCGCCTCTTAGGCTTCGAGTCTCCCCGGGAGTTCATCGAATCCCTGGTCTCCGACGACTATATGGACATAGCGTCCGACCACATGTACGTCCACTACTTTGATATCGACGAGCGGTGCCTCGGCGACCATTCGGCATACTAGGTTTAGCGAGCCTTTTCTATCGCTTAGCCTGCTGTTTTTCTAAACGTTTAACATATCCATGAGATCTTAATCAATCTGGTATAATTTTAGTATTGAGATCATGACTTAATTATAAGCTTGCAATGAGTACCCAAGAACTGTTTTCACCTTATTAATGCTGTGTTGAATTGCTCCTTTATTTTAAGCTTTATAAGGGCACAGAGGGCACTATTATTCACCACAAAGGCACGAAGAGCACAGAGGATCACAAAGTTTTCTTTTTAGATTAAGTTACAAAGAATCACAAAGCCGGTTCATTGACATCAGGGCACGAAGGATACAAAGACACAGTGGAATGAACAAGAGCACTTTTTGCCCCTGTGCCATCATATCCTGTATCTTAAAAGTTCAAAAAGCGGCTCTGTGCCCTTTGTCTCTTAATTATAAAAAAGACTTTGTGAGCCTCCGTGCTCTTCGTGCCTTTGTGGTGAAAAATAGTGCCTCAGTACACTCCGAGACTTAAAAAGGCATATCCAACACAGCAAATAAAAATAGAAAAAAGAAGGTGTGAAGGGAGACACATCCTTCACAGCCCCCCTTTGTTTGCTGTTTTTCGTTTTTACGTTTTTCATGCGTTTTTCGTTTTTACGTTTTTATGCGTTTTGGCGTTTCTAATGCGTTTTTAGGTTCGTTTTTATTTTGGATAATTGTAAACGCTTAGCATTGAGGACGCATAATTTTTGGCCGCAAGCGTCTGGCGGCCAAGGTTGGCGATACCTCCCAGGCGGTCGAGAGTCCTGTACTCCCACATATCGTCGAATAGGTCATACAGGCCATGCTGAGCGATATATAAGTTTATAATAACGAAGCCTGCGCAGAGCATTACGCCAGCCCAGGACTGGGTTGCGAGCCAGGTGAAGTCGTCGAACCCGCTCAGCGCGTAGGCGGCATTATAGAGTGTAGAGATCGACGCGCAGAGCATCATGTACGAAAGGATGGTGCGCCGGTAGAAGAGATAGATCAGGGCAGCGACGATCGTCGTAGCCAGCGTCCCGCCGATCACGATCGGGATATTATAGGGCATGCTGGTTATGACATAGCCCGAGATGCTGTCGAAGGACAGGGGCCCATTCACGTTGAGCTGGAGTATATTCCCGCCGCAGAGCCATATCATGATGGCATGGCCGAGCTCATGTATATATGTAGTCAGGTAAGCGAACGCCAGTATCGAAATGAAGATTATTCCGGCGTTGAGTGTATATTTTTTCGTGTTCCGTTCCATTTTCGTGTCTCCTTTTTATGTTCATGATAAATTTGTCTATATTTTTCACCTACGGGAAGAACATGAACGACAGCACATATGTGGCTATCATCGTCGTCCCTGCTGCCATTAATATGATGAATTTTGCCTTATTCGAACCTATTTGCATTTCAATCACCAGAAACCCGTGATACTTGCCTCGCATCATGGATTCCACAACAAACGTTATTCTAATAAAAGTATATATAGATTGCGCTTTATGTCCATCATAAGATAACATCATAAATGATAGTCAAAATATATCGTCAAATTATTCCAGCCCAACAGTACGACCAAAGAGTATATATAATTTATAAAAGTGAAGATATGACCAGCTATGGACGTTAACAGGGAAGAGCTAACTAAAATTAAAGAGGTACTGAAGGCGAATCCGAGAGGAATGAACGTCCTCGAGATTTCCAAGGCTATAAAGATGCACAGACAGTCCGTGGCCAAATACCTGGAAATGCTTGCCATCTCGGGAAACGTTGACGTCAAGACCTTCGGGCCCGCCAAAGTGTATTATATTTCTCAGAGGGTGCCCGTATCCTCGATGTTAAGTCTGTCTTCCGACCTGATCGTGATACTGAATAGCGATAGGAAGATCATCAACGTCAACGACAGGTTTTTAGAGTTCATCAACGCGAAGCGGGAGGACGTCATTAACAAAGATTTTAACACGATCTCGCCCGCCCTCGACTTCGAGCCTTCCATCATGCCCAACATCGCCGACGCGCTGGGCGGAAAGGAATCGTCCATCGAGGCCTACTTCAAGCATAAGGGTAACGAGCGCTTCTTCAGCGTGAAGTTCATCCCCATGGTCTTCGAGGAGGGCCAGCAGGGCGCCACGATCCTCCTGGAGGACGTCACGAAAGAGAAGCTCATCGATCTCACCATAAGGGAGAGCGAAGAAAAGCTGAGGAGCATTATCGAGCAGTCATCTGACGGCATCATGATCACCGATGAGAAAGGCATCATCATCGATTATAACAGGAGCCAGGAGGCACTCACGGGCATAGCCGCCGACCAGGCGCTGGGCAAGTTCGCCTGGGACATCCTGTTCCCGATCCTGCCCGAAGACAGTCGGGACGATAAGACATATAAGCGCTTCCAGGCGACCTGTAAGGATATACTGAAGGGCATGCGGCCCGCGGACCGTTACCAGGAATTCGAGATCCGGAGGCCGGATGGAACAATACACGTGATCCAGGTATCCGTGACCCCGATCAAGTCGGAAAAAGGCTTTATGGCCGTCGCCAGTTTCCGGGACGTCAGCAGCCACAAGGCCATGGAGGGCGCCCTGCTGGAAAGCGAGGAGAAGCTTAATATAATCATGGAAAAGCTCCACGCGGGCGTCGTCATATACCAGGGAGAGAGCATCGTGGACGTAAGCCAGGCGGTCGAATGGATGACGGGATATAAGCGTGACGACCTGGCTAAAA
Above is a window of Methanocella sp. DNA encoding:
- a CDS encoding M50 family metallopeptidase, with translation MERNTKKYTLNAGIIFISILAFAYLTTYIHELGHAIMIWLCGGNILQLNVNGPLSFDSISGYVITSMPYNIPIVIGGTLATTIVAALIYLFYRRTILSYMMLCASISTLYNAAYALSGFDDFTWLATQSWAGVMLCAGFVIINLYIAQHGLYDLFDDMWEYRTLDRLGGIANLGRQTLAAKNYASSMLSVYNYPK